One Chitinophaga sp. H8 DNA window includes the following coding sequences:
- a CDS encoding glycosyltransferase family 4 protein: protein MENVLIATVLSFVVTYFAIPILIRVAELKHLYDEPDERKSHKSRVPTLGGIGFFSGFLVSAAVCVPALANSPLQYMIAAFFIIFMVGMKDDLVGLSPLKKLIGQLMASFAVIYLGNLQIVSMYGFLGIQTLPPHFSLMLTYFTFLVVINAFNLIDGVDGQAGSIGMLVSAVLGAYFLHIGDLVYAVMGFALAGGLAAFLIYNISPARIFMGDTGSLLVGLVNAILVVKFINVAGNPASVMPVNAVPAVAFAILIVPLFDTMRVFAIRIFKGRSPFSADRNHIHHYLLELKLNHKQVTLVSVSVNTIYIVAAFALQGLGTNWLLALVVTSALAFTGMLYLAKKRKSAPLPATQPSVVPSSVTPPVVIPTAPKILRVNPDGILQDK, encoded by the coding sequence ATGGAGAATGTATTAATTGCTACCGTCCTAAGTTTTGTTGTGACCTATTTTGCAATTCCCATACTAATTAGAGTAGCGGAATTAAAACATTTATACGACGAACCGGACGAACGAAAATCACACAAGTCACGGGTGCCTACCTTAGGCGGCATTGGCTTTTTTTCAGGTTTTTTAGTTTCAGCAGCGGTTTGTGTACCAGCGCTGGCTAACTCCCCATTGCAATATATGATTGCTGCCTTCTTCATTATCTTTATGGTAGGGATGAAGGACGACTTAGTAGGTTTATCCCCTCTTAAGAAGCTCATTGGCCAGCTAATGGCCTCGTTTGCAGTGATTTATCTGGGTAACCTGCAGATTGTAAGCATGTATGGTTTCCTGGGTATCCAAACCTTACCCCCTCATTTCAGCCTGATGCTCACCTATTTTACTTTCCTGGTGGTAATCAATGCATTCAATCTGATAGATGGTGTGGATGGACAAGCCGGAAGTATTGGTATGCTGGTAAGCGCTGTGTTAGGAGCTTATTTCCTGCATATCGGAGATTTGGTTTATGCAGTAATGGGGTTTGCCCTCGCCGGAGGCCTGGCAGCTTTCCTGATCTATAATATTTCTCCCGCACGTATTTTTATGGGGGATACAGGTTCATTACTGGTGGGCCTTGTAAATGCGATCCTGGTAGTTAAATTTATTAATGTAGCCGGTAATCCTGCCAGTGTAATGCCTGTAAATGCAGTACCGGCAGTAGCTTTTGCCATTCTGATTGTGCCCTTATTCGATACTATGCGGGTATTTGCTATCCGTATATTTAAAGGAAGATCGCCTTTTTCTGCAGACCGGAATCACATTCACCATTATTTGCTGGAATTAAAGCTCAATCATAAACAGGTTACCCTCGTATCTGTATCTGTAAATACCATTTATATTGTGGCTGCATTTGCACTTCAGGGACTGGGAACCAATTGGTTATTGGCTTTAGTAGTAACCTCTGCCCTTGCTTTTACAGGTATGTTATACCTGGCAAAGAAAAGGAAAAGTGCACCACTCCCTGCCACGCAGCCTTCGGTTGTACCATCATCTGTAACACCACCAGTAGTAATCCCTACTGCTCCTAAAATACTGCGGGTTAATCCGGACGGCATTTTACAGGATAAGTAA
- the frr gene encoding ribosome recycling factor, translating to MQDDLTLIMDDTADLMKKAIGHLELELTKIRAGKANPQILDGITVDYYGAPTLLSQVANISVVDARTLTIQPWEKNMLQPIERAIIAANLGINPQNDGIIIRMFLPPLTEERRKELVKRVNGEGEQAKVAIRNIRREAIESIKKLQKDGLSEDTAKDAEADVQQLTDKHIALIDKHCEAKDKEIMAI from the coding sequence ATGCAAGATGATCTTACACTAATAATGGATGATACTGCGGACCTGATGAAAAAGGCCATTGGACACCTGGAACTGGAGTTAACAAAGATAAGAGCAGGTAAGGCCAATCCGCAGATCCTGGATGGTATTACCGTTGATTATTATGGTGCCCCTACTTTATTGAGCCAGGTAGCCAATATCAGTGTAGTAGACGCCCGTACTTTGACCATACAGCCATGGGAAAAGAATATGCTACAGCCTATTGAGCGGGCTATTATTGCAGCAAACCTGGGTATTAACCCTCAAAACGATGGCATTATCATCCGTATGTTCCTGCCTCCATTGACTGAAGAAAGAAGAAAAGAGCTGGTAAAGCGTGTAAACGGAGAAGGAGAACAAGCGAAAGTGGCGATCCGGAATATTCGCCGGGAAGCGATCGAAAGTATCAAGAAATTACAAAAAGACGGCTTGAGTGAAGATACTGCTAAAGATGCAGAAGCAGATGTTCAGCAACTGACAGATAAACATATCGCATTGATAGACAAGCATTGCGAAGCAAAAGATAAAGAAATCATGGCCATTTAA
- a CDS encoding DMT family transporter, producing MNQRFIYWGIFLLLSLTWGSSFILMKIGMEGLSSYQVASLRLVAAAACLLPFFFKYIRQTPLNKIPLIILSGILGNGIPAYLFCVAETKIDSSLAGILNALTPLMVLLSGAALFGTAVKKQQLVGVGLGLLGVVCLFASKGISADNHWQYGLLVVLATICYGVNISMVHLYLKGFSSLHLGSIALFFCGLFALPVLFYSGFFHLFSGPQAPWMSLGASMVLGIMGTAVAAVLFYMLIKRAGSIFASMVAYALPVVAIGWGLLAGEIITWMQVLCMGAILGGVYLANRKPDAK from the coding sequence TTGAACCAGCGTTTCATTTATTGGGGCATCTTCCTGCTGCTTTCCCTCACCTGGGGCAGCTCATTTATACTCATGAAAATCGGGATGGAAGGACTCTCTTCCTATCAGGTAGCCAGCTTACGTCTTGTTGCTGCGGCTGCGTGCTTACTGCCCTTCTTCTTTAAGTATATCCGGCAAACGCCCCTTAACAAAATTCCCCTGATCATTCTTTCGGGGATTCTGGGCAATGGCATCCCGGCCTATCTTTTTTGCGTGGCAGAAACAAAAATAGACAGCTCCCTGGCAGGCATCCTGAATGCATTAACACCATTAATGGTATTACTTTCGGGTGCAGCACTTTTCGGTACGGCGGTTAAAAAACAGCAACTGGTAGGCGTGGGGCTGGGACTGCTGGGTGTAGTTTGTTTGTTTGCTTCCAAAGGCATCAGTGCCGACAATCATTGGCAATATGGCCTGCTGGTAGTATTAGCGACTATTTGTTATGGGGTGAATATCAGTATGGTACACCTGTACCTTAAAGGCTTCAGCTCGCTGCACCTGGGCTCCATTGCGTTGTTCTTCTGCGGCTTGTTTGCCCTGCCGGTATTATTCTACAGCGGGTTCTTCCACTTATTCTCCGGGCCTCAGGCTCCCTGGATGTCGCTTGGTGCGAGTATGGTCCTGGGTATTATGGGAACTGCTGTTGCTGCCGTACTCTTTTATATGCTGATCAAGCGGGCGGGCTCCATCTTTGCCTCTATGGTGGCTTATGCCTTGCCTGTGGTAGCAATAGGCTGGGGATTGCTGGCTGGTGAAATCATCACCTGGATGCAGGTATTATGTATGGGGGCTATATTAGGTGGTGTATATCTGGCCAATCGTAAGCCTGATGCAAAATAA
- a CDS encoding PPK2 family polyphosphate kinase, translating to MSKKRLSGISTEAPKKFDKEVIKAATTEILKELDELQNLLYAEHKWSVLVVLQGMDASGKDGAIRNVFSPLNPLGVKVQPFKAPTAEEASHDFLWRIHQHVPAKGMIQIFNRSHYEDVLIQRVHKWIDEKTVRQRMRSINDFERLLADNNTVVLKFYLHISKEAQLQRLTERTEDPRKMWKYNDKDLAEAKLWKKYMEAYEDVFQECNRIPWIIVPSDNNWFKEYIIAKTLRDALKELKMKYPALPK from the coding sequence ATGAGTAAAAAGAGATTGTCGGGGATAAGCACAGAAGCCCCCAAAAAGTTCGATAAAGAGGTCATAAAAGCCGCTACCACAGAAATACTAAAAGAACTGGATGAATTGCAAAACCTCCTGTATGCAGAGCATAAATGGAGTGTACTGGTAGTTTTACAAGGTATGGATGCCAGCGGGAAAGATGGCGCCATCCGGAACGTATTCAGCCCTTTAAATCCATTAGGGGTAAAAGTACAGCCCTTTAAAGCACCTACGGCAGAAGAAGCCAGTCACGATTTCCTGTGGCGTATTCATCAGCATGTGCCGGCAAAGGGAATGATTCAGATCTTTAACCGTTCTCATTATGAAGATGTGCTGATTCAAAGAGTACATAAATGGATAGATGAAAAAACAGTACGGCAACGAATGAGGTCTATCAATGACTTTGAAAGGTTATTAGCGGATAACAATACTGTGGTGCTCAAGTTTTACCTACATATATCCAAAGAAGCGCAGTTACAACGGTTAACTGAACGCACTGAAGATCCCCGTAAGATGTGGAAATACAATGATAAGGATCTTGCAGAAGCCAAGCTGTGGAAGAAGTATATGGAGGCTTATGAAGATGTTTTTCAGGAGTGTAACCGCATTCCATGGATCATTGTGCCGTCAGATAACAACTGGTTTAAAGAGTATATAATTGCCAAAACATTGCGGGATGCATTGAAAGAATTGAAGATGAAGTATCCCGCTTTACCAAAATAA
- the mscL gene encoding large conductance mechanosensitive channel protein MscL — MSFLKEFKEFAMKGNVMDLAVGVIIGAAFGKIVTSLVENILMPIIGVFTGGVNFTDKFILLNDSKGTDFPSLAKAKEAGAPAFAYGAFIQSVFDFIIIAFCIFLLVKFMNRLSRSKTEAPAAPPEPTTQEKLLMEIRDTLKSK; from the coding sequence ATGTCATTCTTAAAAGAATTCAAGGAATTTGCCATGAAAGGCAATGTAATGGATCTGGCTGTGGGTGTGATCATTGGTGCTGCTTTTGGCAAGATTGTTACCTCACTGGTCGAAAACATTCTGATGCCTATTATTGGTGTTTTCACGGGAGGCGTAAACTTTACAGATAAGTTTATCCTGTTGAATGACAGTAAAGGAACGGATTTCCCCTCGCTGGCAAAAGCAAAAGAAGCCGGCGCCCCCGCATTTGCTTATGGTGCATTTATCCAGAGCGTTTTTGATTTCATCATTATTGCTTTCTGTATCTTCCTGCTGGTTAAATTTATGAATCGGCTTTCCCGCAGCAAAACCGAAGCCCCGGCTGCACCTCCAGAGCCTACTACACAGGAAAAATTACTGATGGAAATACGCGATACTTTAAAATCAAAGTAA
- a CDS encoding DUF3078 domain-containing protein — MKKITLSIACCLMAIGMVQAQNDWTKKSREEMAGKIKKDANDTTNYRWKKGATINININQGSLNNWAAGGDKFSFSLGSNFTAFAFYKKGKNTWDNVLDLAYGYVNTTSLGGRKSDDRIDFTSKYGYDIGKNWYLSALFNIRTQFTDGYLYPADTVPDLVSRFFSPAYILLSPGLDYKPNDEFSLFLSPVAGRWVVVMDDYLAAKGSYGVDTGKHVKSEFGAYLSANWNKTIAKNITYKTRLDLYSDYLHNPQNIDVFWTNVLALKVNKYISANVSVDMIYDDDVKVFENTKTGVLGPRLQMKQVIGVGFSATF, encoded by the coding sequence ATGAAAAAAATCACTTTATCCATTGCCTGTTGTTTAATGGCTATTGGTATGGTGCAGGCGCAAAACGACTGGACAAAAAAGTCGAGAGAGGAAATGGCCGGAAAAATCAAGAAGGACGCTAATGATACCACAAATTACAGGTGGAAAAAAGGTGCCACCATTAATATAAATATTAACCAGGGCTCTTTGAATAATTGGGCTGCGGGTGGTGATAAGTTTTCGTTTTCATTAGGATCCAATTTTACCGCATTTGCCTTCTATAAAAAAGGGAAGAACACCTGGGACAATGTGCTGGATCTGGCCTATGGCTATGTAAACACCACCAGCCTGGGCGGCCGTAAGAGCGATGACCGTATAGATTTTACCAGTAAGTATGGGTATGACATAGGTAAAAACTGGTATCTGAGTGCGTTGTTCAACATACGTACTCAATTCACAGATGGTTATCTGTATCCTGCAGATACTGTGCCTGACCTGGTTTCCCGCTTCTTTTCACCTGCTTACATTTTGCTGTCTCCTGGTCTTGATTACAAACCTAATGATGAGTTTTCCTTATTTTTGTCACCGGTTGCTGGCCGTTGGGTAGTTGTAATGGATGATTATCTTGCTGCCAAAGGTAGTTATGGTGTAGATACCGGTAAACATGTGAAGTCTGAGTTTGGTGCGTATTTATCGGCTAACTGGAATAAAACCATTGCCAAAAATATTACCTACAAGACAAGATTGGATTTGTATTCAGACTATCTTCATAATCCCCAGAATATAGATGTTTTCTGGACGAACGTACTGGCATTGAAGGTAAATAAATACATTTCTGCCAATGTGTCCGTTGATATGATTTATGATGATGACGTAAAAGTGTTTGAAAACACTAAAACGGGTGTATTGGGGCCGCGACTACAAATGAAACAGGTAATTGGGGTAGGCTTTTCGGCCACATTTTAG
- a CDS encoding DUF3078 domain-containing protein has translation MKSMLMKKIVLSVICCLCVIQMAHAQDDWLRQSGWMKTSREEVGNKLKEARKKLNKDGDTIQVYWRKGVALNVMINQGSLTNWAAGGDRFSFSISSGLTAYSFYKEGRNAWDNILDLAYGYVNTTSLGGRKSDDRIDFTSKYGYDIGKSWYLSGLLNLRTQFSDGYLYETDTLPSLVSRFFSPAYALASPGMDFKPNNEFSLFISPVTARLVLVMDKYLSSIGSYGVDTGRTVKTEIGAYLSLNWNKQVAQNINYKTRLDLFSDYKHNPQNINVYWTNALALKVNKYISANVSVDMIYDDNVKVFENKKTGVLGPRLQIKQVIGVGLTVSF, from the coding sequence ATGAAAAGTATGTTGATGAAAAAAATTGTTTTATCGGTTATTTGTTGTTTGTGTGTTATACAGATGGCACATGCACAGGATGACTGGCTAAGACAAAGCGGGTGGATGAAAACCTCCCGTGAAGAAGTGGGCAATAAACTAAAAGAAGCCCGGAAGAAACTGAATAAGGATGGCGATACCATTCAGGTATATTGGCGGAAAGGAGTGGCGTTAAACGTGATGATTAACCAGGGCTCGCTTACTAACTGGGCTGCGGGAGGAGATCGGTTCTCCTTCTCTATCTCTTCCGGCCTTACTGCTTATTCTTTTTATAAAGAAGGGCGGAATGCCTGGGATAATATCCTGGACCTGGCTTATGGATATGTAAATACAACAAGTTTAGGGGGGCGTAAAAGCGATGACCGTATAGATTTTACCAGCAAATATGGTTATGACATAGGGAAAAGCTGGTATCTGAGCGGGCTGCTTAACTTGCGTACCCAGTTTTCGGATGGTTATTTATATGAAACTGATACATTACCCTCTCTTGTATCCCGCTTTTTTTCTCCTGCCTATGCCCTGGCATCCCCTGGTATGGATTTTAAGCCCAATAACGAGTTTTCCCTGTTTATATCACCTGTTACAGCCCGCCTGGTGCTGGTGATGGATAAATACCTGTCGTCTATTGGCAGCTATGGCGTAGATACAGGGCGGACTGTAAAAACAGAAATAGGTGCTTATCTTTCCTTGAACTGGAATAAACAGGTGGCCCAGAATATTAACTATAAAACCAGGTTGGACCTGTTTTCCGATTATAAGCATAATCCGCAGAATATCAATGTATACTGGACTAATGCGCTGGCACTGAAGGTAAATAAATACATTTCTGCCAATGTTTCTGTAGATATGATCTATGATGATAATGTGAAGGTGTTTGAGAATAAAAAAACAGGTGTACTGGGGCCCCGGCTGCAAATAAAGCAGGTAATCGGCGTAGGGCTTACAGTATCCTTCTGA
- a CDS encoding segregation and condensation protein A, which translates to MSEQQPIYKITLPQFEGPFDLLLFFIERDELDIYNIPITTITNDFLDYIHHIESLNIELASEFILFVSTLMRIKAKMLIPRKEVDEQGNEIDPRLELIDKILEYKRYKQAAAELAEKEAERMLQIKRGNIARELTIIGEVTSEGTEVQTLTLFKLTKTFEKVMQRMKERDNKPQHVVYKYDYTMEGAREYMIDLAREEKTLAFEKIFDHCKDRVHAIFLFLSMLELVQMKYLGIMVGEGRNNFIIDYIDPSEREEEVAGVFDGR; encoded by the coding sequence GTGAGCGAACAACAGCCGATATACAAAATAACATTACCGCAGTTTGAAGGTCCTTTTGACCTGTTGCTGTTTTTTATAGAACGCGACGAACTGGATATCTACAACATTCCCATCACTACCATTACCAACGATTTCCTGGATTATATACACCATATAGAATCCCTGAATATAGAACTGGCTAGTGAGTTTATCCTGTTTGTATCCACGTTGATGCGTATTAAGGCTAAAATGCTGATACCGCGTAAGGAAGTGGATGAGCAGGGTAATGAAATAGATCCCCGTCTGGAACTGATAGATAAGATTCTGGAATATAAGCGCTACAAACAGGCCGCAGCAGAACTTGCCGAAAAAGAGGCGGAACGGATGCTCCAGATAAAAAGGGGGAATATTGCACGGGAACTTACCATTATCGGGGAAGTGACCAGCGAGGGAACAGAAGTACAGACCCTTACCTTGTTTAAGCTGACCAAAACCTTTGAAAAGGTGATGCAGCGGATGAAAGAGCGGGATAATAAGCCCCAGCACGTGGTGTACAAATACGACTATACCATGGAAGGAGCACGTGAATACATGATTGACCTGGCAAGGGAAGAAAAGACCCTGGCCTTTGAAAAGATATTTGACCATTGTAAAGACCGGGTACATGCCATTTTTCTCTTCCTGAGTATGCTGGAGTTGGTTCAGATGAAGTATTTAGGTATCATGGTAGGAGAAGGCAGAAATAATTTTATTATTGATTATATAGACCCTTCTGAAAGGGAGGAAGAAGTAGCAGGCGTGTTTGATGGCAGATAA
- a CDS encoding helix-turn-helix domain-containing protein, with the protein MADKRNHIEMVSLPAYAHAAPGFVVSGLCELGEDFFECNTAPHRHDFYTIYWIKKGKLVHTIDTVTHEVKKNTLFFLAPGQVHKMTFSEKVEGYMIAFQDAFMCLKDQSQVSGINSGLFFNNQFSSVITLDSEQEKDFEALVIMMMKELALREPDYETAVHGLLRYFLVLASRIKGNSVIITPEQHVAHNSSIFLRFKNLIEEKYKELKNVSDYADLLHIKPVLLNEISKQLSGITAGEHIRNRIILEAQRYLFNTDLSAKEIAYDLGFDDPHYFSRFFKKYTNQSPSEFKELSRTGV; encoded by the coding sequence ATGGCAGATAAACGTAACCATATAGAAATGGTATCCTTACCGGCATATGCACATGCTGCTCCCGGTTTTGTGGTATCCGGCCTTTGCGAACTGGGAGAAGACTTCTTCGAATGTAATACTGCTCCCCACCGGCACGATTTTTACACTATTTATTGGATCAAAAAGGGGAAACTGGTGCATACCATTGATACGGTTACGCACGAGGTGAAAAAGAATACCCTGTTTTTCCTCGCCCCGGGGCAAGTACATAAAATGACCTTCAGCGAAAAGGTGGAAGGTTATATGATCGCTTTTCAGGATGCATTTATGTGCCTGAAAGACCAGTCGCAGGTATCGGGTATTAACTCCGGCTTGTTCTTTAATAACCAGTTCAGCAGTGTCATTACCCTGGATAGTGAACAGGAAAAGGATTTTGAAGCATTGGTGATAATGATGATGAAAGAGCTGGCATTACGCGAACCTGATTACGAAACAGCCGTACATGGATTACTAAGGTATTTCCTGGTACTGGCATCCCGTATTAAAGGCAACAGTGTTATCATCACCCCTGAACAGCATGTAGCCCATAACAGCTCTATATTTCTCAGGTTTAAGAATCTGATAGAAGAAAAATATAAGGAACTGAAGAATGTTTCTGATTATGCTGATCTGCTACACATCAAGCCGGTACTATTGAATGAAATCAGTAAACAATTGTCCGGCATTACAGCAGGAGAACATATCCGCAACCGGATCATACTGGAAGCCCAGCGTTACTTATTTAATACAGACCTTTCCGCTAAAGAAATAGCTTACGACCTCGGATTTGATGATCCCCACTATTTTAGCCGCTTTTTTAAGAAATACACAAATCAAAGCCCTTCTGAATTTAAGGAGCTTTCCCGTACAGGGGTATAA
- a CDS encoding pirin family protein, with protein sequence MKNNIKQVKEVFKAPSPHLVGDGFRVQNLFPNGNRLGKRLSPFFLLDYAAPAYFPPVTRPRGVDQHPHRGFETVTVVYQGELTHRDSAGNSGTISAGDVQWMTAASGIVHEEKHTEAFSRKGGTIEMAQLWVNLPSAHKMSKPGYQTLLKDQIPVVSIGEGSHVRVIAGDFNGNKGPASTFSPVNLWDVQLKAGQSVTLPLPDKYNTGIVVTHGKASFNNTHTVGSIEMVLFDTDGDHVTVTAISDTTLLVLNGEAIDEPIFSYGPFVMNTQEEITAAINDYNEGRMGYIK encoded by the coding sequence ATGAAAAACAACATAAAACAAGTAAAAGAGGTATTTAAAGCACCCAGTCCTCATCTGGTAGGTGATGGATTCCGGGTACAGAATCTTTTCCCTAATGGTAACAGGCTGGGAAAAAGGTTAAGTCCGTTCTTTTTACTGGATTATGCGGCTCCGGCTTACTTTCCACCAGTTACCCGGCCTCGTGGGGTAGATCAACACCCTCATCGTGGTTTTGAAACGGTGACTGTAGTATACCAGGGGGAACTGACACACCGGGACTCTGCCGGTAATTCCGGAACTATATCAGCTGGTGATGTGCAATGGATGACCGCAGCTTCCGGTATTGTACATGAAGAAAAACATACAGAAGCATTTAGTAGAAAAGGAGGCACTATAGAAATGGCCCAGCTGTGGGTAAATCTGCCGAGCGCGCACAAAATGTCTAAACCAGGGTATCAAACCCTGTTAAAGGATCAGATTCCTGTGGTGAGTATCGGAGAAGGAAGCCATGTAAGGGTAATTGCTGGTGATTTTAATGGCAATAAAGGCCCTGCAAGTACTTTCTCGCCAGTAAACCTGTGGGATGTGCAGCTTAAAGCTGGACAAAGTGTTACGCTTCCTTTGCCGGATAAATACAATACCGGTATAGTAGTTACCCATGGAAAAGCCAGCTTCAACAATACACATACTGTTGGATCAATAGAGATGGTTTTGTTTGATACTGATGGTGATCATGTAACGGTAACGGCCATATCTGATACAACTTTACTGGTACTGAATGGCGAGGCGATTGATGAGCCTATATTTTCTTATGGTCCTTTTGTGATGAATACACAGGAAGAAATTACTGCTGCTATCAATGATTATAATGAAGGCAGAATGGGATATATAAAATAA
- a CDS encoding YceI family protein, producing MTTWKIDPSHSDVLFKVKHLMITTVTGQFSSFDGTMQTAGDDFSNANISFSADVDSISTKNEQRDQHLKADDFFAAAQYPKLTFVSKEVKKLDEENYKLIGDLTIRDHTRTVELSVEYGGTMVDPYGQTKAGFELSGKINRKDFGLTFTATTETGGIVLSDEVKLLASVQLVKQ from the coding sequence ATGACAACCTGGAAAATTGATCCTTCACACAGTGATGTATTATTTAAGGTAAAACACCTGATGATCACTACCGTAACCGGCCAGTTCAGCAGTTTTGATGGTACTATGCAAACTGCCGGTGATGATTTTTCAAATGCTAATATCAGCTTCAGTGCTGATGTAGATAGCATTTCTACTAAAAATGAACAACGTGACCAGCACCTGAAAGCTGATGATTTCTTTGCTGCAGCGCAATATCCTAAGCTGACCTTTGTTTCTAAGGAAGTAAAGAAGCTGGATGAAGAAAACTATAAACTGATTGGTGATCTTACTATCCGTGATCATACACGTACTGTTGAACTAAGTGTGGAATACGGCGGTACGATGGTAGATCCTTATGGACAAACCAAGGCTGGTTTTGAACTGAGTGGTAAGATTAATCGTAAGGACTTTGGTTTAACGTTTACTGCTACTACTGAAACCGGTGGTATTGTACTGAGTGATGAAGTGAAATTACTAGCCAGTGTACAATTGGTGAAACAATAA